Proteins encoded by one window of Manis pentadactyla isolate mManPen7 chromosome X, mManPen7.hap1, whole genome shotgun sequence:
- the MAP7D3 gene encoding MAP7 domain-containing protein 3 isoform X3, with amino-acid sequence MADRPGAGGSTSLRGLREQMVAAAHAIAEERRNQSSSRSLPPQSSNIRSAFKPVIDGSMLKSDVKQRLAKERREERKRQQDANKEIQLLEKERKSKIQFEKQMEEKQRKLKEQKEKDEQRRISAEEKRKQKLREERERFTAVLYRSLERSNRVDHRQKRWSWEGSTTVNLESKTANKRSISTEKLEQETSGRHKHMSVSSTGLQNSIANKKTERRSSSLNRRCSKLHSSTETEQIEEKPAARYPHTSLRENNLITRLLVPTKASIARSKSAASLSVPGKDTSGINTLIQCTNMPLCSHSGDELKKTTVLRKSVVLPQEKIETPPKESVEAPPKENMEAPPEENMEVPPEAIMEAPPKASVEAPPEENVEALPETSVEECPKVSTDTPPKTNVAVLTKSMETSPEVSTDPSPEVSMDMSREVSVDSSLEISTEMSSEASMEASPEASVEVYPKASMEALPKERLEVSPKTSTSEASPEVSVDTSSKVKMRDSPQKSEMDKQASNPVSKKRPSSHIPCYKWPSPPASGWRPPSPISANNRQTQKNRPPSPSPVMSKQSAQSSLSYKIIPVQRTVFAQNALGSIGKKREAVPKTTNSSVAGSQKHMISEGSGNKSTPGSMNAEEATKILAEKRRLAREQREKEERLRKETEQGEVKDMAKKAVEGQEEEFLKSEDGQGQKEVKPKKECQDQEDQKVLLQKEDTSLKAQEEADKRKKEHERIMLQNLKERLERKKRIEEIMKRTRKTDSIASKAVETSVNNTYEEDEADDEDESESDEESFESKHPSALNNGVDSSIKLKTHFKNVKNTPNLMFLDATSGQDHKETKTFFNGDMKTFRQRSVKDPLTQAKCTRPSTKRSASQAAKTREADEASNSVGPSRSLSSEAEEWLCDRIIGIASETESLMSSVLPDSPEHHLEESITFHPSPQIPLDDKEEDKCVPAASDI; translated from the exons ATGGCGGACCGTCCCGGCGCCGGCGGTAGCACATCTCTGAGAGGGCTGCGGGAACAGATGG TTGCTGCTGCTCATGCCATTGCTGAAGAAAGACGCAATCAGAGTAGCAGTCGCTCTCTTCCACCCCAGTCCTCAAATATAAGATCAGCATTTAAACCag taatagaTGGATCTATGCTTAAAAGTGATGTAAAACAAAGATTAGCCAAGGAgcgcagagaagagagaaagagacaacAAGATg CTAATAAAGAAATACAACtacttgaaaaagaaagaaagtccaagatccagtttgaaaaacagatggaagaaaaacaACGAAAGcttaaagaacaaaaagaaaaggatgaaCAGCGGAGAATATCtgcagaagagaaaagaaaacagaaattacgGGAAGAAAGG gaGAGATTCACAGCTGTTCTTTACCGTTCATTGGAACGGAGCAACCGTGTTGATCATCGTCAAAAAAGATGGTCATGGGAAGGCTCAACGACAGTAAATTTGGAGAGTAAAACTG CCAATAAGCGTTCTATATCTACTGAAAAACTTGAACAAGAGACTTCTGGCAGACACAAACATATGTCTGTGTCATCTACAGGTCTCCAAAATTCCATTGCCAACA AAAAAACCGAAAGGAGAAGCTCATCTTTGAATAGAAGGTGTAGCAAACTGCATTCATCTacagaaacagaacaaatagAAGAAAAACCAGCTG CTCGTTACCCGCATACCAGTCTTCGGGAGAATAATTTAATCACTCGCCTGCTCGTCCCCACAAAAGCTTCAATAGCGAGGAGCAAAAGTGCTGCTTCATTATCAGTCCCTGGAAAAGATACTTCAG GCATTAATACTTTAATCCAGTGTACAAACATGCCCTTGTGTAGCCATAGCGGTGATGAACTGAAGAAAACCACAGTACTTCGCAAGTCAGTAGTGCTTCCCCAGGAGAAAATAGAAACACCCCCCAAG GAGAGTGTGGAAGCACCCCCCAAGGAGAACATGGAGGCGCCCCCTGAGGAGAACATGGAAGTGCCCCCTGAGGCAATCATGGAAGCACCCCCCAAGGCGAGTGTGGAAGCACCCCCTGAGGAGAATGTGGAAGCGCTCCCTGAGACGAGCGTGGAAGAGTGCCCCAAAGTGAGTACAGACACCCCCCCCAAGACAAATGTGGCAGTGCTCACCAAGAGCATGGAAACATCACCGGAGGTGAGCACAGATCCATCCCCTGAAGTGAGCATGGACATGTCCCGTGAGGTGAGCGTGGACTCGTCCCTCGAGATAAGCACGGAAATGTCATCTGAGGCAAGCATGGAAGCGTCCCCAGAGGCTAGTGTGGAAGTGTACCCCAAGGCTAGCATGGAAGCTCTCCCCAAGGAGAGGTTGGAAGTGTCCCCTAAAACGAGCACGTCTGAGGCATCCCCTGAGGTGAGCGTGGACACGTCTTCCAAGGTGAAAATGAGAGactctccacag AAATCAGAAATGGACAAACAGGCCTCAAACCCTGTTAGCAAGAAGCGTCCATCGTCACACATACCATGTTACAAATGGCCATCTCCTCCTGCAAGTGGGTGGCGTCCGCCCTCTCCCATCAGTGCTAATAA CAGGCAAACCCAAAAGAATCGTCCCCCATCACCTTCACCTGTCATGTCAAAACAGTCAGCACAGTCTTCTCTCTCCTATAAAATAATTCCTGTTCAGCGTACTGTATTTGCACAAAATGCATTAGGTAGTAtcggaaagaaaagagaagcagtTCCTAAAACCACTAATAGCTCTGTGGCCGGAAGCCAAAAGCACATGATCTCTGAAG GGTCTGGTAATAAAAGCACACCAGGGTCTATGAATGCTGAGGAGGCAACAAAAATTTTGGCAGAAAAACGACGCCTTGCTCGtgaacaaagggaaaaagaagaaagactaCGAAAAGAAACAGAACAAGG GGAAGTGAAAGATATGGCAAAGAAAGCAGTTGAAGGCCAAGAAGAAGAGTTCTTGAAATCTGAAGATGGGCAAGGACAAAAGGAGGTAAAACCGAAGAAAGAATGTCAGGATCAGGAAGACCAGAAAGTGCTACTACAG AAAGAGGACACCAGCTTAAAAGCTCAGGAGGAGGCCGACAAACGCAAGAAGGAACATGAGAGAATTATGTTACAGAACTTGAAGGagagattagaaagaaaaaag aGAATTGAGGAAATTATGAAGCGGACAAGAAAGACAGATTCGATTGCTTCAAAG GCTGTAGAAACATCTGTTAACAATACATACGAGGAGGACGAGGCAGATGATGAGGACGAGTCAGAAAGTGATGAGGAGTCCTTCGAGTCCAAGCATCCATCCG CCTTAAACAATGGTGTGGATTCATCCATAAAActcaaaacacattttaaaaatgtgaagaacACCCCTAACCTGATGTTTTTAGATGCCACTTCTGGCCAAGACCATAAAgagacaaaaacattttttaatggtgACATGAAAACATTCAGACAGAGAAGTGTGAAAGACCCTTTGACTCAGGCAAAGTGTACCAG ACCCTCCACCAAGAGATCAGCCAGCCAAGCAGCAAAAACCAGAGAGGCAGATGAAGCCAGCAACTCTGTGGGACCTTCCAGGAGTTTATCCTCAGAGGCAGAGGAGTGGCTCTGTGACAGGATTATTGGCATCGCAAGTGAGACAGAGTCACTTATGTCCAGTGTCCTTCCTGATAGCCCAGAACACCATTTGGAAGAGTCTATAACATTCCACCCAAGTCCCCAGATACCTTTAGATGacaaggaagaagacaaatgtGTTCCTGCTGCATCAG ATATATAA
- the MAP7D3 gene encoding MAP7 domain-containing protein 3 isoform X1: MADRPGAGGSTSLRGLREQMVAAAHAIAEERRNQSSSRSLPPQSSNIRSAFKPVIDGSMLKSDVKQRLAKERREERKRQQDANKEIQLLEKERKSKIQFEKQMEEKQRKLKEQKEKDEQRRISAEEKRKQKLREERERFTAVLYRSLERSNRVDHRQKRWSWEGSTTVNLESKTANKRSISTEKLEQETSGRHKHMSVSSTGLQNSIANKKTERRSSSLNRRCSKLHSSTETEQIEEKPAARYPHTSLRENNLITRLLVPTKASIARSKSAASLSVPGKDTSGINTLIQCTNMPLCSHSGDELKKTTVLRKSVVLPQEKIETPPKVSLEAPPKENVEVPPRENVEAPSEESVEAPPKENMEAPPEENMEVPPEAIMEAPPKASVEAPPEENVEALPETSVEECPKVSTDTPPKTNVAVLTKSMETSPEVSTDPSPEVSMDMSREVSVDSSLEISTEMSSEASMEASPEASVEVYPKASMEALPKERLEVSPKTSTSEASPEVSVDTSSKVKMRDSPQKSEMDKQASNPVSKKRPSSHIPCYKWPSPPASGWRPPSPISANNRQTQKNRPPSPSPVMSKQSAQSSLSYKIIPVQRTVFAQNALGSIGKKREAVPKTTNSSVAGSQKHMISEGSGNKSTPGSMNAEEATKILAEKRRLAREQREKEERLRKETEQGEVKDMAKKAVEGQEEEFLKSEDGQGQKEVKPKKECQDQEDQKVLLQKEDTSLKAQEEADKRKKEHERIMLQNLKERLERKKRIEEIMKRTRKTDSIASKAVETSVNNTYEEDEADDEDESESDEESFESKHPSALNNGVDSSIKLKTHFKNVKNTPNLMFLDATSGQDHKETKTFFNGDMKTFRQRSVKDPLTQAKCTRPSTKRSASQAAKTREADEASNSVGPSRSLSSEAEEWLCDRIIGIASETESLMSSVLPDSPEHHLEESITFHPSPQIPLDDKEEDKCVPAASDI, translated from the exons ATGGCGGACCGTCCCGGCGCCGGCGGTAGCACATCTCTGAGAGGGCTGCGGGAACAGATGG TTGCTGCTGCTCATGCCATTGCTGAAGAAAGACGCAATCAGAGTAGCAGTCGCTCTCTTCCACCCCAGTCCTCAAATATAAGATCAGCATTTAAACCag taatagaTGGATCTATGCTTAAAAGTGATGTAAAACAAAGATTAGCCAAGGAgcgcagagaagagagaaagagacaacAAGATg CTAATAAAGAAATACAACtacttgaaaaagaaagaaagtccaagatccagtttgaaaaacagatggaagaaaaacaACGAAAGcttaaagaacaaaaagaaaaggatgaaCAGCGGAGAATATCtgcagaagagaaaagaaaacagaaattacgGGAAGAAAGG gaGAGATTCACAGCTGTTCTTTACCGTTCATTGGAACGGAGCAACCGTGTTGATCATCGTCAAAAAAGATGGTCATGGGAAGGCTCAACGACAGTAAATTTGGAGAGTAAAACTG CCAATAAGCGTTCTATATCTACTGAAAAACTTGAACAAGAGACTTCTGGCAGACACAAACATATGTCTGTGTCATCTACAGGTCTCCAAAATTCCATTGCCAACA AAAAAACCGAAAGGAGAAGCTCATCTTTGAATAGAAGGTGTAGCAAACTGCATTCATCTacagaaacagaacaaatagAAGAAAAACCAGCTG CTCGTTACCCGCATACCAGTCTTCGGGAGAATAATTTAATCACTCGCCTGCTCGTCCCCACAAAAGCTTCAATAGCGAGGAGCAAAAGTGCTGCTTCATTATCAGTCCCTGGAAAAGATACTTCAG GCATTAATACTTTAATCCAGTGTACAAACATGCCCTTGTGTAGCCATAGCGGTGATGAACTGAAGAAAACCACAGTACTTCGCAAGTCAGTAGTGCTTCCCCAGGAGAAAATAGAAACACCCCCCAAGGTGAGCTTGGAAGCACCCCCCAAGGAGAATGTGGAAGTGCCCCCCAGGGAGAATGTGGAAGCACCCTCTGAGGAGAGTGTGGAAGCACCCCCCAAGGAGAACATGGAGGCGCCCCCTGAGGAGAACATGGAAGTGCCCCCTGAGGCAATCATGGAAGCACCCCCCAAGGCGAGTGTGGAAGCACCCCCTGAGGAGAATGTGGAAGCGCTCCCTGAGACGAGCGTGGAAGAGTGCCCCAAAGTGAGTACAGACACCCCCCCCAAGACAAATGTGGCAGTGCTCACCAAGAGCATGGAAACATCACCGGAGGTGAGCACAGATCCATCCCCTGAAGTGAGCATGGACATGTCCCGTGAGGTGAGCGTGGACTCGTCCCTCGAGATAAGCACGGAAATGTCATCTGAGGCAAGCATGGAAGCGTCCCCAGAGGCTAGTGTGGAAGTGTACCCCAAGGCTAGCATGGAAGCTCTCCCCAAGGAGAGGTTGGAAGTGTCCCCTAAAACGAGCACGTCTGAGGCATCCCCTGAGGTGAGCGTGGACACGTCTTCCAAGGTGAAAATGAGAGactctccacag AAATCAGAAATGGACAAACAGGCCTCAAACCCTGTTAGCAAGAAGCGTCCATCGTCACACATACCATGTTACAAATGGCCATCTCCTCCTGCAAGTGGGTGGCGTCCGCCCTCTCCCATCAGTGCTAATAA CAGGCAAACCCAAAAGAATCGTCCCCCATCACCTTCACCTGTCATGTCAAAACAGTCAGCACAGTCTTCTCTCTCCTATAAAATAATTCCTGTTCAGCGTACTGTATTTGCACAAAATGCATTAGGTAGTAtcggaaagaaaagagaagcagtTCCTAAAACCACTAATAGCTCTGTGGCCGGAAGCCAAAAGCACATGATCTCTGAAG GGTCTGGTAATAAAAGCACACCAGGGTCTATGAATGCTGAGGAGGCAACAAAAATTTTGGCAGAAAAACGACGCCTTGCTCGtgaacaaagggaaaaagaagaaagactaCGAAAAGAAACAGAACAAGG GGAAGTGAAAGATATGGCAAAGAAAGCAGTTGAAGGCCAAGAAGAAGAGTTCTTGAAATCTGAAGATGGGCAAGGACAAAAGGAGGTAAAACCGAAGAAAGAATGTCAGGATCAGGAAGACCAGAAAGTGCTACTACAG AAAGAGGACACCAGCTTAAAAGCTCAGGAGGAGGCCGACAAACGCAAGAAGGAACATGAGAGAATTATGTTACAGAACTTGAAGGagagattagaaagaaaaaag aGAATTGAGGAAATTATGAAGCGGACAAGAAAGACAGATTCGATTGCTTCAAAG GCTGTAGAAACATCTGTTAACAATACATACGAGGAGGACGAGGCAGATGATGAGGACGAGTCAGAAAGTGATGAGGAGTCCTTCGAGTCCAAGCATCCATCCG CCTTAAACAATGGTGTGGATTCATCCATAAAActcaaaacacattttaaaaatgtgaagaacACCCCTAACCTGATGTTTTTAGATGCCACTTCTGGCCAAGACCATAAAgagacaaaaacattttttaatggtgACATGAAAACATTCAGACAGAGAAGTGTGAAAGACCCTTTGACTCAGGCAAAGTGTACCAG ACCCTCCACCAAGAGATCAGCCAGCCAAGCAGCAAAAACCAGAGAGGCAGATGAAGCCAGCAACTCTGTGGGACCTTCCAGGAGTTTATCCTCAGAGGCAGAGGAGTGGCTCTGTGACAGGATTATTGGCATCGCAAGTGAGACAGAGTCACTTATGTCCAGTGTCCTTCCTGATAGCCCAGAACACCATTTGGAAGAGTCTATAACATTCCACCCAAGTCCCCAGATACCTTTAGATGacaaggaagaagacaaatgtGTTCCTGCTGCATCAG ATATATAA
- the MAP7D3 gene encoding MAP7 domain-containing protein 3 isoform X4, translating to MADRPGAGGSTSLRGLREQMVAAAHAIAEERRNQSSSRSLPPQSSNIRSAFKPVIDGSMLKSDVKQRLAKERREERKRQQDANKEIQLLEKERKSKIQFEKQMEEKQRKLKEQKEKDEQRRISAEEKRKQKLREERERFTAVLYRSLERSNRVDHRQKRWSWEGSTTVNLESKTANKRSISTEKLEQETSGRHKHMSVSSTGLQNSIANKKTERRSSSLNRRCSKLHSSTETEQIEEKPAARYPHTSLRENNLITRLLVPTKASIARSKSAASLSVPGKDTSGINTLIQCTNMPLCSHSGDELKKTTVLRKSVVLPQEKIETPPKVSLEAPPKENVEAPPEENMEVPPEAIMEAPPKASVEAPPEENVEALPETSVEECPKVSTDTPPKTNVAVLTKSMETSPEVSTDPSPEVSMDMSREVSVDSSLEISTEMSSEASMEASPEASVEVYPKASMEALPKERLEVSPKTSTSEASPEVSVDTSSKVKMRDSPQKSEMDKQASNPVSKKRPSSHIPCYKWPSPPASGWRPPSPISANNRQTQKNRPPSPSPVMSKQSAQSSLSYKIIPVQRTVFAQNALGSIGKKREAVPKTTNSSVAGSQKHMISEGSGNKSTPGSMNAEEATKILAEKRRLAREQREKEERLRKETEQGEVKDMAKKAVEGQEEEFLKSEDGQGQKEVKPKKECQDQEDQKVLLQKEDTSLKAQEEADKRKKEHERIMLQNLKERLERKKRIEEIMKRTRKTDSIASKAVETSVNNTYEEDEADDEDESESDEESFESKHPSALNNGVDSSIKLKTHFKNVKNTPNLMFLDATSGQDHKETKTFFNGDMKTFRQRSVKDPLTQAKCTRPSTKRSASQAAKTREADEASNSVGPSRSLSSEAEEWLCDRIIGIASETESLMSSVLPDSPEHHLEESITFHPSPQIPLDDKEEDKCVPAASDI from the exons ATGGCGGACCGTCCCGGCGCCGGCGGTAGCACATCTCTGAGAGGGCTGCGGGAACAGATGG TTGCTGCTGCTCATGCCATTGCTGAAGAAAGACGCAATCAGAGTAGCAGTCGCTCTCTTCCACCCCAGTCCTCAAATATAAGATCAGCATTTAAACCag taatagaTGGATCTATGCTTAAAAGTGATGTAAAACAAAGATTAGCCAAGGAgcgcagagaagagagaaagagacaacAAGATg CTAATAAAGAAATACAACtacttgaaaaagaaagaaagtccaagatccagtttgaaaaacagatggaagaaaaacaACGAAAGcttaaagaacaaaaagaaaaggatgaaCAGCGGAGAATATCtgcagaagagaaaagaaaacagaaattacgGGAAGAAAGG gaGAGATTCACAGCTGTTCTTTACCGTTCATTGGAACGGAGCAACCGTGTTGATCATCGTCAAAAAAGATGGTCATGGGAAGGCTCAACGACAGTAAATTTGGAGAGTAAAACTG CCAATAAGCGTTCTATATCTACTGAAAAACTTGAACAAGAGACTTCTGGCAGACACAAACATATGTCTGTGTCATCTACAGGTCTCCAAAATTCCATTGCCAACA AAAAAACCGAAAGGAGAAGCTCATCTTTGAATAGAAGGTGTAGCAAACTGCATTCATCTacagaaacagaacaaatagAAGAAAAACCAGCTG CTCGTTACCCGCATACCAGTCTTCGGGAGAATAATTTAATCACTCGCCTGCTCGTCCCCACAAAAGCTTCAATAGCGAGGAGCAAAAGTGCTGCTTCATTATCAGTCCCTGGAAAAGATACTTCAG GCATTAATACTTTAATCCAGTGTACAAACATGCCCTTGTGTAGCCATAGCGGTGATGAACTGAAGAAAACCACAGTACTTCGCAAGTCAGTAGTGCTTCCCCAGGAGAAAATAGAAACACCCCCCAAGGTGAGCTTGGAAGCACCCCCCAAGGAGAATGTGGAA GCGCCCCCTGAGGAGAACATGGAAGTGCCCCCTGAGGCAATCATGGAAGCACCCCCCAAGGCGAGTGTGGAAGCACCCCCTGAGGAGAATGTGGAAGCGCTCCCTGAGACGAGCGTGGAAGAGTGCCCCAAAGTGAGTACAGACACCCCCCCCAAGACAAATGTGGCAGTGCTCACCAAGAGCATGGAAACATCACCGGAGGTGAGCACAGATCCATCCCCTGAAGTGAGCATGGACATGTCCCGTGAGGTGAGCGTGGACTCGTCCCTCGAGATAAGCACGGAAATGTCATCTGAGGCAAGCATGGAAGCGTCCCCAGAGGCTAGTGTGGAAGTGTACCCCAAGGCTAGCATGGAAGCTCTCCCCAAGGAGAGGTTGGAAGTGTCCCCTAAAACGAGCACGTCTGAGGCATCCCCTGAGGTGAGCGTGGACACGTCTTCCAAGGTGAAAATGAGAGactctccacag AAATCAGAAATGGACAAACAGGCCTCAAACCCTGTTAGCAAGAAGCGTCCATCGTCACACATACCATGTTACAAATGGCCATCTCCTCCTGCAAGTGGGTGGCGTCCGCCCTCTCCCATCAGTGCTAATAA CAGGCAAACCCAAAAGAATCGTCCCCCATCACCTTCACCTGTCATGTCAAAACAGTCAGCACAGTCTTCTCTCTCCTATAAAATAATTCCTGTTCAGCGTACTGTATTTGCACAAAATGCATTAGGTAGTAtcggaaagaaaagagaagcagtTCCTAAAACCACTAATAGCTCTGTGGCCGGAAGCCAAAAGCACATGATCTCTGAAG GGTCTGGTAATAAAAGCACACCAGGGTCTATGAATGCTGAGGAGGCAACAAAAATTTTGGCAGAAAAACGACGCCTTGCTCGtgaacaaagggaaaaagaagaaagactaCGAAAAGAAACAGAACAAGG GGAAGTGAAAGATATGGCAAAGAAAGCAGTTGAAGGCCAAGAAGAAGAGTTCTTGAAATCTGAAGATGGGCAAGGACAAAAGGAGGTAAAACCGAAGAAAGAATGTCAGGATCAGGAAGACCAGAAAGTGCTACTACAG AAAGAGGACACCAGCTTAAAAGCTCAGGAGGAGGCCGACAAACGCAAGAAGGAACATGAGAGAATTATGTTACAGAACTTGAAGGagagattagaaagaaaaaag aGAATTGAGGAAATTATGAAGCGGACAAGAAAGACAGATTCGATTGCTTCAAAG GCTGTAGAAACATCTGTTAACAATACATACGAGGAGGACGAGGCAGATGATGAGGACGAGTCAGAAAGTGATGAGGAGTCCTTCGAGTCCAAGCATCCATCCG CCTTAAACAATGGTGTGGATTCATCCATAAAActcaaaacacattttaaaaatgtgaagaacACCCCTAACCTGATGTTTTTAGATGCCACTTCTGGCCAAGACCATAAAgagacaaaaacattttttaatggtgACATGAAAACATTCAGACAGAGAAGTGTGAAAGACCCTTTGACTCAGGCAAAGTGTACCAG ACCCTCCACCAAGAGATCAGCCAGCCAAGCAGCAAAAACCAGAGAGGCAGATGAAGCCAGCAACTCTGTGGGACCTTCCAGGAGTTTATCCTCAGAGGCAGAGGAGTGGCTCTGTGACAGGATTATTGGCATCGCAAGTGAGACAGAGTCACTTATGTCCAGTGTCCTTCCTGATAGCCCAGAACACCATTTGGAAGAGTCTATAACATTCCACCCAAGTCCCCAGATACCTTTAGATGacaaggaagaagacaaatgtGTTCCTGCTGCATCAG ATATATAA